In Vanessa cardui chromosome 4, ilVanCard2.1, whole genome shotgun sequence, the DNA window ccaaaaaagtaaataattaatactatcCAGTGTACTATATTAGAAATGCGCTATTTTAAAGTAGTAGGTATTTGTctcaacaaataataatattttttttaaatcacaatatGTATTTAGCATgtgttaagtttaaaataataatttagtataattgtATGTACCTATGAGATGTGTATATTGGTAAGCTAGTTATGAAGGGTCAAGTTAACTAAATAACAACTTCAGCCCTGACTTATCTATCTTgataattatctcatttataATGATTACCAAAGAGgcattatagaaaaaataaaaaatatgaatcaactctttttttatattaaatcattactTTTACCTACTTAgagattcaattaaaaatgctatttaAGTTGGAATCGAgtataattaattgttcatCCTGTTTATTCAAACTCATAAAACTATAATGCCACTTTATGTAAATTGTGATAGCATTCGGCAACGTGTTTGTTTAGCTTTAACGCGGAGTTGAGACTTGCCTAAAGTTTTGTTGTTATTCAGTTTTAGCTGTGGATGGTGTATGTAAATGTGTGAGAGTGTGTGTTCATTCCACATCCATTTGTTCCTGCGATGGTGCGTCGGCTGTCTGGCCGTCGCCCGCGGTGGGATTAGCTGGTGGTGGAGTCTTCTCCTTAGGCTTAAGTTTGTTCAAAATAGGATTTACCGTATTTTCGAAagtctgtaataaaaataatatattaatttgtttatattataatcattcgagatggcccagtggttagaacgcgtgcatcttaaccgatggttgcgggttcaaacccaggcaagcaccgctgattcatgtgcttaatttgtgtttataattcatctcgtgctcggcggtgaaggaaaacatcgtgaggaaacctgcatgtgtccaatttcattgaaattccgccacatgtgcattccaccaacccgcattggaacagcgtggtggaatatgttccaaaccctctccttaatggaagaggaggccttatctcagcagtgggaaatgtacaggctgttactttactttacttttacttttataatcatTGAATCTAGTACATGTGAGCATGATGTTGCATCTGACCTGTCTCTCCTGCCGTATCTGGTGGGTGGTGTGTGGCGGAGGCAGGTGTCGGGGCGCGTGAGCCAGTGCCTGTCGGGCGTTCTCCAGCCACGTCAGCGCATTTTTAGCAGCATCCACGACCTTCTGAATGTCGGCTTCGGTCAAGTGCGCGTACTTCGCATCGCCCGATcttttgaatgaattaaatatataatagcaatttttttatttttattataataacatttactaatcattttttaatttcgcacaatactattaatattgcACGAAACTAAAAAAAGGTAAGTATTGGGCTATGCACTTACCTGTACAAGTCCACTGCCTTGTTAGTTAATTGAATAGCGAGAGCATAATCGTCCAGAGCTCCGGGGCGAAGTTCAAACTCAAGTCGCCGTTGTTTTATGGGCTCCCCTTCTGTTCGCAATTCCCCCAGTTTGTCACTGTATACCTATACAAAGAAAAAAGAATATGTTTAATATGGAAATagttttcaaatacaaattattgtcaCATACTcaggtttataataatatacaaacctGTCGATTTTGATCCTCTCCTTCATCGTACAGCCACTGCTCGAGGGCATCTAGTTGGTTGACAAGTCGTTGACGTTGGTCTTCGGCAACAAAATCATGAAGAACTTCACCCTCCGACAGTTTTCCACGAAGCTCATACACATACTCTTCAAGAGCGTTACGTGCGTCCGCGCGTTCCTTTTCTTGGCGGTCTTGGGCTTGCATTTTACCCTAGATATaagtacatttattaacattaagttgtatggatagattaaatacaaaatgaaattatttctgATTTTACCTCTTGTTCCATGTAACTGTTCAAGTCATGCTGAGCAAATCCATGCGTTCGTGCATCGATAGGCAATTCAATCGTTTTCACAAGAACCTTCTTGGATTTATCTTTCGATTTATCCTTTTTGTCATCATTgttttcctaaaaataaaaatgtccatTCAATACATTACAATAACAATCTCCCCACCACCACATCAACTTGGATTTATTAacgatttaaaagtttaattcattttaatatcctTGTGATAAGTTAATATAACCAAGTATTGTGATGACCCATTTGCACCTATAAAATCAACACAagcagtataaaaaaattacattaccaAAATTATCCTGGTTGctgctaaaataaattataataaatatatatatatcagtaaATGCAGGGTAAACAAAAACATGCGTGGACACAGAGACTATTTACTCATAAATGCTTGAAGAGAACGAAAATTTGTAATGTATCTTCAAAAGGTTATATCAAAACCCAATGAAAATACTGTGCAAATGGGGCCTCAAATGAGGGTGGGGAAGCTGCAAACGATGTGATGCCTGCTGCATTTCACTTTGGAAAGAAATAGAATTCTGAGAATATCGagtaattgaaaatttttgtCTAGATTAGAAGATGCTGCAACCATTGAGAAATCAGTAGTGAGGCAACAAACATCACAGATTCACTCCACAAACGCGCTACCGACACATACCCCGCTGAACCACTGTCCTACTCTCTGTGTCCACGATTGTTTTTGTTGCGGCTCTCCTTTCATTTCGTCCTCTCTCACCTCTTGGTTATCAGGGccattttgttgttgttgttgctgttgttgttccTGGGAACCACCGTTCGTCTCCATTGGGGCATCTTGAGTGCCCTGTGCATTTTCATTGGAATTTTCCATCTCAACATTTTCATTTTGCGAAGAATCTTGCTTTTTCTCCACTAAAGATGCAGAAGCAACCGTGACAATACCGTGAATGTTTACTCGTACTTTAAGTTTCACTTTCTGTGACTCTCCTTCAGCTGTTGCTTGAACATCTCTAATGTTCCATTGTCCTGgtgttcaaaaaaatattttataaagtataatatacattttaggcaatatacagttttttaatattgaaaaactgCCAGATACATACCAATAAATGAATCAGGATAGGGCACTTGATCAGAATAGTAAGCACTAACTGAAAATGGCTCTTTTCTATAGAAAGTAAGCATCTTTGAAAATGGTGCAGCATGGAATGCTGGAAAAACctgtataacaaatatttttattatttattaaactgaatatttattcatattcatataaagaCAAACTAAATTGTATATTGCAGTCCATCTTGGGTTTATCACTAGGAAACACAGAAAGGAATCCATTTAGtggctattaaatattaatatattgattgatGAACATTCCCTCCACTTACAAATCTAtagtttaatctatattaatattataaatacgaaagtaattcATACAAAGGTATGGAAATATAAAAGAATCGAATTCATTCAAATAGTCAATaagacttttaataatattatgaatttttcATAGAATGTTTGTAGtcgatatattttgaaataaaaataaattcatacttCCATGTCGCCATCTTCCCCTCGTGCAGCATCCCAAGCGAGACGCACGGCGTAGGGTTGCGCGTCAGTGACGTTGAACTCGCGCACGCGAACCGCCGGGCTCAACATCGCGCATTGTAACGCGCAACCACGAGATACAGCTTCATCCTGAAAGGTTGCAcacatcatatataatattaaacatataaacaatCCCTACTGTAAATCTAACATTTTATCAGCAGttgaaacaattataaaatatctttcatACTTGGTTCAATGTTGTCGATGCTTGCTTGCCAAATACTTGTTCAATCAAGCTTTTCACTGCAGGAATCCTTGTAGAACCTCCTACTATTTCTACTGAGTTTATATCTTCAGGTCTCAATTctaaaaggaaataaatataattttatttatgtgtttattaaacacatatataatatacacatgccttacaatattaatacttaCTGGCATTATGCAATATGCCTCTCAATGTCCTTTCAACTCTGTTAAAAGTCTCAGCACATATTTGTTCCATTTGAGGACGTTGCATTTCCCCAGTAACATCACGTTCCTCCATAAAGCATTCAATGTTCAAAGGCAAACGAGTGCTATTAGCCGAcatttgtttcttaattttctCTACTTCTTGCAACAGCCGAAGGAAAGCTCTAGAAACAGTgtgttaatataacaataattactttaaaaaatgtctatttctacaagtaattaaaagtatttaaatgttCTGTCAAAAATATTAGTTGTATATACCCACACTAaagtaaaaatactaaaaaattactgagtaaaagtaatattttaagttagttAGGTTTTCAAAATCAAGTTTACCTTTGATTTTTCCGGGCATCAAGTTTATATCTAGTCATAAAATCTTGACAGAAATATTCAGCTAATGCCATGTCAATATCTCTTCCACCGCAGAAGGGGTCTGTTGAGGTGGCCAGCACCCTTAATTTACCCTTATTAAAAGCACAGGCTGCCacctacaaaacaaaatatacatttgaatgatttattaatttgattataattcatgttcagcaatatattatcataatatatacctGAAGGGAACTATGACCAAagtcaacaaaaacaacatttcGTGGTTTTTCTTCAGGTGCAGGTAAATCTTGTTTGTAAATCCCATAGGCAAGTGCAGTAGCTGATGTCTCATTCATGAGACGTAATACATTGAGACCTAAAACATTTAGTTACTGGAGTAAAACACTAAATCAATAGTTTTAGACTTGAATAGGTTCATATGAAGGTCAAGGCTATGATCAATAAAAACCTTAGTTGTGCATTAAAACAAGGCTGCCAACATTATGAatcaaatagaataaaaataattatactatttaattcaattacatgtcattttacaaaaaaattgtatttattaatatagtaatttttGTAGAAAGtacttatttattagtaaactaataattataactcaTTTAATGATTTCTGATTTAATTTGATGATGTACAGGAATTCAAATGAATGGTTTGTAATGTCACTAACAAtttggtaaattatttattttgttattaatttgattagGCATAGAAAAATTGACAATAATTGACAATGGGATCAATTACAAtgtaaattagtattattttaattcacaaaaaataattgtaaggaATAAATATTTCCACATATAAGAACAATGAACAGTAACAGTAATGCCCTCTAATGTAAAACTTGACTAAACAGTGATTGAGAATACAATAGATGCCTCGTACTAATAACCAATCTTTTCAGAGCAACCTTGGAACGGAGTATAATATGGTCCTTATaggttatatgtatttatataacatatataaaacaatatcatgattatgtatatatatggcATACCTGCAATTGTAGCGGCATCTAATAGAGCATTCCTTTCTGCATTAGTAAAGTAACTAGGTACTGATATGACACAATCATTAACCTGAGTTTGTAGTGCAGTAGCAGCTACATCTTTCAACTTTGTGAACAGCATTGCTGTGatctacaaattatatttatgtattagaGGTTATGACAAGCAAAAATAAAGGTACATTGATTATCTGTGTTTACTTTGCTTAGACCTCGACATAAATGACTGATtagattttatacatttatacataaaagTTTCAACAAACCTGCTCTGGGCTAAATACATTATCTTCACCAAGATAGTTGACCCTAATACCAATTCCACCATCAGTTCGCTGTTCAACCTTGAATGGGAAGTGTTTTAGCTCTTTTTGCACATGTGGATCTGAATATTTCCTACCCAAGAGTCTTTTAAAACCAAACACAGtgtttttcatatttgttaCCATTTGGTTTTTGGCTGCTACACCTAATATTCGGTTCTTTGGTGAAAACGCCACACATGATCTGTAAATTGATCAAGTACAACTATGTAATATGAAGATAACTAACCTAATAGAAATACCATTAAAATCGATGGATATGCAAATGTTTATAATGTACTATACAGATGAAATATAGATATTAACATCTGCACATAAGTaagaaaatagaaaaattaatactatgagtaataaatcgatttaattattttctgattATTAGAATGAAACTGTGACTTTCAACATTTACAATAGCTCTTACTTTTAAGATTATAAATTGGGACATGGagatttaattaagtaaaatagataaaaaaattaggaaGTATAAATTTTTACTTACGGTGTACCCCTTAGACTGTAATCGTTAGTTATTGTCTCAATGCCACCTGCTTTTGCAACAGCAATATAACACGATTCATTTCCAAAATCAATACCTATGACTGACATTGCGGCCATACTGGtttaaaattgcaataataGACACAAAACCTTTGAAATATCACCCTTTTTCGATCACACAAAACACGTTGCTATAAACTGACAATCAGTCAGTCGATCTTAGTAGAACGCCGGTCTGCAATACAGTACCTACACACAGAGTCTAGATATTATTTCCTTTGAAGGTATGTACCCGAATTTTCTAGAAGCACAGACTAAATATGGAATTGgattggaataaataaatgcattattAAATTCATAGATGACAAGGACTTTTGTTAGGTTTCATTCATATAATCTATAACATttcatcaattataaaattattaaaagttgattattaaaaaggtttatattataacattaattctgaattattatttttatcattatatatgaAATCGTAATTTGGTAATTGTACAATAATTTTAGTACCCAATCGGAAACTCGAtgataactttaaattttaaatgaaaaatgtaatgagtttaaaattgtcttttaataattaaatttaactacttttatcaaaatgtttcagttaattttgattttgaaattaaataaataaaaatgacaatagtTTTCATTTACCAATACACAAATTCATCTATATacgtaataaaatcaaaagttcCACATTTTACACAAATATTCTAACATTGGTTCTTGTAGTtgacatcactttaaaaatattagtaattttaagaagtttttattttctaggataataatgaaaatatttaaatataatcagaaaatgtaaatattttcttattctttataaaaaattatactatttgTGATCATTTTATAACGAACATTAGTTGGAGATTTATATGTTCGCGCTTTCAGCTACACCAATAAGGGCgcgatttttttgttttgctacatagttcttatatttatttatttttattaaaggctTTGtatgatgttatatttttataaaacccaTTTTACTCTTAGCCAGttgattatatttgaaatatctgGAATTATTTCTGAATGACATGGTATTTGTCAACCAAGTTTTCTGTCGAGGATATaggaattattttgtaaaagaaCAGAGTTTTTTAAAtcctatctatttttttttatctacccAGCAGGCGTCTGCTACCTAATGGATAACTGTCGTGATCATTAAACGAAATTCAGATCGCTATTTTCTTTTTCGAGTAGGGTTTTAACACATTATAAGGACATCCGCATGAATCCTGCTCTCATGTTACCGTAGACTACTTACCTTAACTtacctttattaaaatacatttacatgaACGACATACCCATAAATACAGACAGATCAATTAGAATTTTACTAGATAAGTTTGCGGATGACATAGCACATCTTATGTCTCGTCActttatattatgaaacaatatCGATTGGAATGGCAACACTAGATTGGCGGGAGCTGGGAATTTGGATTAAAATCAGACTTCACTGATTGGGCTAAAAAATTACAAGTAtgtacaactttttttttgtccATTTATGACTTACAAGTTACAACTTTTCGAATAAGATTaacctattatttttatatctacatataattgattgtaattatttttttggtaaatattaCACTTGGTTTTGTTAAAACATACCAGCCTATTTAATGTGGAAACATTCGTTATAAAGGTTATCGGTGAACAAGAATGACGATTGGATTACGCTTTATTATTATACGTTGATTTACGGGGTCACCTTCAAAACTTAACCGGTCCCGCGTAAATATTTTTCCGCTCTACTTGTTGTCATTCAATTTACTTTTCAGGCAATTGTTACAAGAAAGCAGTCAGTATGAGTAGTGAACCTCAAGCAAAACGTACCAAAATGAGTGCATTAGATCAACTAAAGCAATTTTCGACTGTTGTGGCTGATACAGGCGATTTTGAAGGTTAGAAACTTATCCTAGTGTATATGTCTATTATTACATGTTAAGTAAAATGTTGGTTATGTGCAATGCAGTAGTTCAACTTCAATGTGACAATCATAGCAGtgtattaaatttagttttttatgtatatgaaattattacaattattttcacatACTTTTCCTTACTCCTCAAGTACCATTGCGGGCAATTAAATCACACAATGTATATAAGTTACTTTAAGCCCTTGCATGTGTACATCTAGaagacaatttaatatattgattatctGATTTTTTTGCAGCTATGAAAGCCTATAAGCCCACAGATGCTACCACAAACCCAAGTCTCATTTTGTCTGCTGCTGGTATGGAACAGTATCAGCATTTGCTTGATAAAGCTATTAAATATGGCAAAGACTGTGGAGGGTGAGTATATTAAATTCTTGTAATTTGACTTATATTGCACCATATATAGACTATTGTATAACATATACATTGCTGTGTTGGTCTAGTGGTAAGAAATCCCCCAGTCTTGGGTTCAATCACTAGGTTGGGtagcttttttaaatacataattaagtaCAAGAGAGTTTTAGATATCATGTTTTGCTACAAAGGTGACTGCCACAGTTTTAGAGTAGGCTAGGTACTGTTATGTtaatatctattaatttaaatttatttagctGTTTGCGCAATAAAATCACCATAGTCATGATACCTACATTGACTTAACAGCATATTTACATACACAAAGTGAAGTGCTATCATGGCATCTAAAGCAGTACTGATTGGTCAGTCATCTCGTAGGGTCTAGCTGACTTTAAATCTGTGGTGACAGTTCAACAActaatttgtaatttcattCTAGGTCAATCGATGAACAACTAGGTGAAACATTAGACATGTTAAGTGTTTTATTTGGATGTGAAATACTTAAAATCATTCCTGGAAGAGTATCAGTTGAGGTTGACGCCAGGTATTAAAAGTCATTTTacaaggtattttattttatcataggTGAAGTGAATGTTTATGATGTGTCATCTCTGTTTTCAGGTTATCCTTTGATAAGGATGCTAGTATGGCTAAAGCAATCAAGTTAATTACAATGTTTGCAGAACATGGCATAAAAAAGGAAAGAATTCTGATCAAGCTGGCATCAACTTGGGAAGGTATTCAAGCTGCcaagtaagattttatttttatgatgatttgaaaataaaaagtataaatttgaatttagaaaatatatttgattcatATTTCACCTTGTTGCAGAGAGCTTGAGAAAAAACATGGAATTCATTGTAATTTGACCTTGCTCTTTTCTTTATATCAAGCAATTGCATGTGCTGAGGCTAATGTGACATTGATATCGCCGTTTGTTGGAAGAATCTTGGATTGGTATGTGACTACTTGTACTTATCAAATGTACTAATGTAATTTAGAATATTCTCCAAACCTCAACCTTAATGAGGAAGAGGACCCTACAGTGATGCTgctatttgaca includes these proteins:
- the LOC124544012 gene encoding 97 kDa heat shock protein isoform X2: MAAMSVIGIDFGNESCYIAVAKAGGIETITNDYSLRGTPSCVAFSPKNRILGVAAKNQMVTNMKNTVFGFKRLLGRKYSDPHVQKELKHFPFKVEQRTDGGIGIRVNYLGEDNVFSPEQITAMLFTKLKDVAATALQTQVNDCVISVPSYFTNAERNALLDAATIAGLNVLRLMNETSATALAYGIYKQDLPAPEEKPRNVVFVDFGHSSLQVAACAFNKGKLRVLATSTDPFCGGRDIDMALAEYFCQDFMTRYKLDARKNQRAFLRLLQEVEKIKKQMSANSTRLPLNIECFMEERDVTGEMQRPQMEQICAETFNRVERTLRGILHNAKLRPEDINSVEIVGGSTRIPAVKSLIEQVFGKQASTTLNQDEAVSRGCALQCAMLSPAVRVREFNVTDAQPYAVRLAWDAARGEDGDMEVFPAFHAAPFSKMLTFYRKEPFSVSAYYSDQVPYPDSFIGQWNIRDVQATAEGESQKVKLKVRVNIHGIVTVASASLVEKKQDSSQNENVEMENSNENAQGTQDAPMETNGGSQEQQQQQQQQNGPDNQEVREDEMKGEPQQKQSWTQRVGQWFSGDKSKDKSKKVLVKTIELPIDARTHGFAQHDLNSYMEQEGKMQAQDRQEKERADARNALEEYVYELRGKLSEGEVLHDFVAEDQRQRLVNQLDALEQWLYDEGEDQNRQVYSDKLGELRTEGEPIKQRRLEFELRPGALDDYALAIQLTNKAVDLYRSGDAKYAHLTEADIQKVVDAAKNALTWLENARQALAHAPRHLPPPHTTHQIRQERQTFENTVNPILNKLKPKEKTPPPANPTAGDGQTADAPSQEQMDVE
- the LOC124544012 gene encoding 97 kDa heat shock protein isoform X1 gives rise to the protein MAAMSVIGIDFGNESCYIAVAKAGGIETITNDYSLRGTPSCVAFSPKNRILGVAAKNQMVTNMKNTVFGFKRLLGRKYSDPHVQKELKHFPFKVEQRTDGGIGIRVNYLGEDNVFSPEQITAMLFTKLKDVAATALQTQVNDCVISVPSYFTNAERNALLDAATIAGLNVLRLMNETSATALAYGIYKQDLPAPEEKPRNVVFVDFGHSSLQVAACAFNKGKLRVLATSTDPFCGGRDIDMALAEYFCQDFMTRYKLDARKNQRAFLRLLQEVEKIKKQMSANSTRLPLNIECFMEERDVTGEMQRPQMEQICAETFNRVERTLRGILHNAKLRPEDINSVEIVGGSTRIPAVKSLIEQVFGKQASTTLNQDEAVSRGCALQCAMLSPAVRVREFNVTDAQPYAVRLAWDAARGEDGDMEVFPAFHAAPFSKMLTFYRKEPFSVSAYYSDQVPYPDSFIGQWNIRDVQATAEGESQKVKLKVRVNIHGIVTVASASLVEKKQDSSQNENVEMENSNENAQGTQDAPMETNGGSQEQQQQQQQQNGPDNQEVREDEMKGEPQQKQSWTQRVGQWFSGENNDDKKDKSKDKSKKVLVKTIELPIDARTHGFAQHDLNSYMEQEGKMQAQDRQEKERADARNALEEYVYELRGKLSEGEVLHDFVAEDQRQRLVNQLDALEQWLYDEGEDQNRQVYSDKLGELRTEGEPIKQRRLEFELRPGALDDYALAIQLTNKAVDLYRSGDAKYAHLTEADIQKVVDAAKNALTWLENARQALAHAPRHLPPPHTTHQIRQERQTFENTVNPILNKLKPKEKTPPPANPTAGDGQTADAPSQEQMDVE
- the LOC124544012 gene encoding 97 kDa heat shock protein isoform X3 — its product is MAAMSVIGIDFGNESCYIAVAKAGGIETITNDYSLRGTPSCVAFSPKNRILGVAAKNQMVTNMKNTVFGFKRLLGRKYSDPHVQKELKHFPFKVEQRTDGGIGIRVNYLGEDNVFSPEQITAMLFTKLKDVAATALQTQVNDCVISVPSYFTNAERNALLDAATIAGLNVLRLMNETSATALAYGIYKQDLPAPEEKPRNVVFVDFGHSSLQVAACAFNKGKLRVLATSTDPFCGGRDIDMALAEYFCQDFMTRYKLDARKNQRAFLRLLQEVEKIKKQMSANSTRLPLNIECFMEERDVTGEMQRPQMEQICAETFNRVERTLRGILHNAKLRPEDINSVEIVGGSTRIPAVKSLIEQVFGKQASTTLNQDEAVSRGCALQCAMLSPAVRVREFNVTDAQPYAVRLAWDAARGEDGDMEVFPAFHAAPFSKMLTFYRKEPFSVSAYYSDQVPYPDSFIGQWNIRDVQATAEGESQKVKLKVRVNIHGIVTVASASLVEKKQDSSQNENVEMENSNENAQGTQDAPMETNGGSQEQQQQQQQQNGPDNQEENNDDKKDKSKDKSKKVLVKTIELPIDARTHGFAQHDLNSYMEQEGKMQAQDRQEKERADARNALEEYVYELRGKLSEGEVLHDFVAEDQRQRLVNQLDALEQWLYDEGEDQNRQVYSDKLGELRTEGEPIKQRRLEFELRPGALDDYALAIQLTNKAVDLYRSGDAKYAHLTEADIQKVVDAAKNALTWLENARQALAHAPRHLPPPHTTHQIRQERQTFENTVNPILNKLKPKEKTPPPANPTAGDGQTADAPSQEQMDVE
- the LOC124544231 gene encoding probable transaldolase, with the protein product MSSEPQAKRTKMSALDQLKQFSTVVADTGDFEAMKAYKPTDATTNPSLILSAAGMEQYQHLLDKAIKYGKDCGGSIDEQLGETLDMLSVLFGCEILKIIPGRVSVEVDARLSFDKDASMAKAIKLITMFAEHGIKKERILIKLASTWEGIQAAKELEKKHGIHCNLTLLFSLYQAIACAEANVTLISPFVGRILDWYVEHTKNTYEGKDDPGVVSVTRVFNYYKKFGYKTQVMGASFRNTGEIRELAGCDLLTISPKLLQELANSEQPLKKALDAKVAAQCDIEKISLTESQFRWHLNEDQMATDKLSEGIRKFAADTRKLESLIKSLLAKK